A portion of the Burkholderia sp. GAS332 genome contains these proteins:
- a CDS encoding transcriptional regulator, IclR family, with amino-acid sequence MSKTHHSPIDNPADGPSAGEAAHTPVASDRANTELASRTAHEAHKDDRHFVTALARGLEVLACFRSGDKSLSNQELALRCKLPKSTVSRLTHTLTLLGYLIHLKESGKYRLGTASLALGSAMLARLDVRKIARPVMQELADIVGATVSLGTRDRLSMIYVENCRASVALTLTLEVGSRIPVATSAIGRAWLAAIPEHDRLSFMEQVRELDHVAWPKTRRGIENALEDYRTLGVTTSFGDWQKEVNGIARAFQPGGELPIMAINVGGPSFKLSKEFLLEEVRPRLIDVVTQLEIALSH; translated from the coding sequence TTGAGCAAAACCCATCACAGCCCGATCGATAATCCGGCCGACGGTCCGAGCGCCGGCGAAGCTGCGCACACACCGGTTGCATCCGACAGGGCAAACACAGAGCTCGCGAGCCGGACGGCGCACGAGGCGCACAAGGACGACCGGCATTTCGTCACGGCACTCGCGCGTGGGCTCGAAGTGCTGGCGTGTTTTCGCTCGGGCGACAAATCGCTGAGCAATCAGGAACTCGCCTTGCGTTGCAAGCTGCCGAAATCGACGGTATCGCGCCTGACTCATACGCTCACGCTGCTTGGCTATCTGATTCATCTGAAAGAGAGCGGCAAATATCGGCTCGGCACGGCTTCGCTTGCGCTGGGCAGCGCGATGCTGGCGCGGCTCGATGTGCGCAAGATTGCCCGGCCGGTGATGCAGGAATTGGCCGACATCGTCGGCGCAACCGTGTCGTTGGGGACGCGCGACCGGCTCTCGATGATCTACGTGGAAAATTGCCGGGCCTCGGTTGCGCTCACGCTGACGCTGGAAGTCGGTTCGCGTATTCCGGTCGCCACGTCGGCGATCGGCCGCGCGTGGCTTGCGGCGATCCCCGAACACGATCGTCTCAGCTTCATGGAACAGGTGCGTGAGCTCGATCACGTGGCGTGGCCGAAAACGCGCCGCGGCATCGAGAACGCGCTCGAAGATTACCGCACGCTCGGCGTGACGACTTCGTTCGGGGACTGGCAGAAAGAGGTGAACGGCATCGCGCGCGCTTTCCAGCCGGGCGGTGAGCTGCCGATCATGGCGATCAATGTCGGCGGCCCCTCATTCAAGCTCTCGAAGGAATTCCTGCTTGAAGAAGTGCGGCCACGCCTGATCGACGTGGTGACGCAACTGGAAATCGCGCTATCGCATTGA
- a CDS encoding acyl-CoA dehydrogenase, with the protein MDFQHSDKVKSLQQRLNAFMDEYVYPAEAIFEAQMDAARDSGNRWQPAPVIEELKQKAKAVGLWNLFLPESKYGAGLTNLEYAPLCEIMGRSHIGAEPFNCSAPDTGNMETLVRYATPEQQQQWLLPLLDGTIRSAFAMTEPDVASSDATNIEARIERDGGDYILNGRKWWTSGANDPRCKVLIFMGKSNPDHTNRHQQQSMILVPMDTPGVKVLRHLPVFGYDDAPHGHAEISFENVRVPASNMLLGEGRGFEIAQGRLGPGRIHHCMRLIGRAERALESMCRRSLDRVAFGRPIADQGVTRERIANARIMIDQTRFLVLNAAHKMDTVGNKDARQEIAMIKVVAPSMACQVIDWAMQVHGGGAVSDDFGLARAYASSRTLRFADGPDEVHRNAIAKMELGRHLGRL; encoded by the coding sequence ATGGATTTTCAGCACTCGGACAAGGTCAAGAGTTTGCAGCAGCGCCTGAACGCTTTCATGGACGAGTACGTGTATCCGGCCGAGGCGATCTTCGAAGCGCAGATGGACGCCGCACGCGATTCCGGTAACCGGTGGCAGCCCGCGCCGGTTATCGAGGAATTGAAACAGAAGGCGAAGGCCGTAGGATTGTGGAACCTGTTTCTGCCCGAGTCGAAATACGGTGCGGGGCTCACCAACCTCGAATATGCGCCGCTGTGCGAAATCATGGGGCGCTCGCATATCGGTGCGGAGCCGTTCAACTGCTCGGCGCCGGACACGGGCAACATGGAAACGCTGGTGCGTTACGCCACGCCCGAGCAGCAACAGCAATGGCTGCTGCCGTTGCTCGATGGCACGATCCGCTCGGCCTTTGCGATGACGGAGCCGGATGTGGCGTCGTCAGATGCGACTAATATCGAAGCACGCATTGAACGCGACGGCGGCGATTACATTCTGAACGGCCGCAAATGGTGGACCTCGGGCGCGAACGATCCGCGCTGCAAGGTGCTCATCTTCATGGGCAAGTCCAATCCGGATCACACCAACCGGCATCAGCAGCAGTCGATGATTCTGGTGCCGATGGACACGCCGGGCGTGAAGGTGCTGCGTCACCTGCCGGTATTCGGTTATGACGATGCACCGCACGGCCACGCCGAAATCTCCTTCGAAAACGTGCGAGTGCCGGCCAGCAATATGTTGCTCGGCGAGGGCCGCGGCTTCGAGATCGCACAAGGACGGCTCGGGCCGGGCCGCATCCATCACTGCATGCGCTTGATCGGACGCGCTGAGCGCGCGCTCGAATCGATGTGCCGCCGCTCGCTGGACCGCGTAGCGTTTGGCCGGCCGATTGCCGACCAGGGTGTCACGCGCGAACGGATCGCGAATGCACGCATCATGATCGACCAGACGCGTTTTCTGGTGCTGAACGCGGCACACAAGATGGATACGGTCGGCAACAAGGACGCGCGCCAGGAGATCGCCATGATCAAGGTGGTCGCGCCGAGCATGGCGTGTCAGGTGATCGACTGGGCCATGCAGGTGCACGGCGGCGGCGCGGTCAGCGACGACTTTGGTCTTGCGCGCGCATATGCAAGCTCGCGCACGCTGCGTTTTGCGGACGGGCCCGACGAGGTGCACCGTAACGCCATCGCGAAGATGGAGCTTGGGCGCCACCTCGGGCGTTTGTGA
- a CDS encoding butyryl-CoA dehydrogenase gives MQDALIINSRDLEFQLFEVLEAETLTQRARHADHSRETFNAALETAHAVAAEKFAPHNRLSDEHEPQFDGQRVTMPAEVKDALDAFRSAGFLAAGKDYEWGGMQLPSVISFACLSLFKSANIATSSYAMLTTANANVIERFGSAAQKRKYLQALFEGRAFGTMALTEPQAGSSLSDLVTSATPNEDGTYSIRGNKIFISGGDHELSENIVHLVLARIPGGPPGVKGISLFTVPKFHVNDDGSLGARNDVALAGLIHKMGWRGTTSTMLSFGERGECIGELVGEPHHGLAYMFHMMNEARIGVGLGAVMLGYRGYLASLDYARERPQGRRPDNKNPLDPQLPLIEHADVRRMLLAQKAYVEGGYALCLYAARLVDEQNTGESDTARAEAGLLLDLLTPIVKSWPSQWCLEANSLAIQIHGGYGYTREYPVEQFYRDNRLNLIHEGTHGIQALDLLGRKVVMKQGAALKQLEREIHRSVESARAHLALQAHADSLSKAWSELTSTVEALLPTLASESERALANANAFLEAFGHIVIAWTWLRQAIVASAALPGAKSEADGDFYRGKLHACQWFFRWELPRVSLMLATLRSLDDTTLSMAPRWF, from the coding sequence ATGCAAGATGCGCTGATCATCAACTCGCGTGATCTGGAATTCCAGTTGTTCGAAGTCCTCGAGGCCGAGACGCTCACGCAGCGCGCGCGCCACGCCGACCATAGCCGCGAGACCTTCAACGCGGCACTCGAAACCGCGCATGCGGTCGCCGCCGAAAAGTTCGCGCCGCACAATCGCCTCTCGGACGAGCACGAACCGCAATTCGACGGCCAACGCGTCACGATGCCTGCCGAGGTGAAGGACGCACTCGACGCGTTCCGCTCCGCCGGCTTCCTCGCCGCGGGCAAAGATTACGAATGGGGCGGCATGCAGTTGCCCTCGGTGATTTCCTTCGCGTGCCTGTCGCTCTTCAAGAGTGCCAACATCGCCACCTCGTCTTACGCGATGCTGACCACGGCGAATGCGAACGTGATCGAACGTTTCGGCAGCGCCGCGCAAAAGCGCAAGTATCTGCAGGCGTTATTCGAAGGCCGCGCGTTCGGCACGATGGCGCTGACCGAGCCGCAAGCGGGCTCGAGCCTCTCGGATCTCGTCACCAGTGCAACGCCCAATGAAGACGGCACCTATTCGATCCGCGGCAACAAGATTTTCATTTCGGGCGGCGATCACGAACTGAGCGAGAACATCGTCCACCTGGTGCTGGCGCGCATTCCCGGCGGGCCGCCGGGCGTCAAAGGCATCTCGCTCTTCACCGTGCCGAAGTTCCACGTGAATGACGACGGCAGCCTCGGCGCGCGTAACGACGTCGCGCTCGCGGGGCTGATTCACAAGATGGGCTGGCGCGGCACCACGTCGACGATGCTGTCGTTCGGCGAACGCGGCGAATGCATTGGCGAACTGGTGGGCGAACCGCATCACGGTCTCGCTTACATGTTCCACATGATGAATGAGGCACGTATCGGCGTCGGTCTCGGCGCGGTCATGCTCGGCTATCGTGGCTATCTGGCATCGCTCGATTACGCACGCGAACGCCCACAGGGGCGGCGGCCGGACAACAAGAACCCGCTCGATCCGCAATTGCCGCTGATCGAACATGCCGACGTGCGCCGCATGCTGCTCGCACAAAAGGCCTATGTGGAAGGCGGCTACGCGCTGTGCCTGTACGCGGCACGCCTCGTCGATGAACAGAACACCGGTGAGAGCGACACGGCGCGCGCCGAAGCGGGCCTGCTGCTCGATCTGCTGACGCCTATCGTGAAGTCGTGGCCGTCACAGTGGTGTCTTGAAGCGAATAGCCTGGCGATCCAGATTCACGGCGGCTACGGCTATACGCGTGAATATCCGGTTGAGCAGTTCTACCGCGACAACCGCCTGAACTTGATTCACGAAGGCACGCACGGCATCCAGGCGCTCGATCTGCTCGGCCGCAAAGTCGTAATGAAACAGGGTGCCGCGCTCAAGCAGCTGGAGCGTGAAATCCACCGCAGCGTTGAATCAGCGCGCGCGCATCTGGCGCTGCAAGCGCATGCCGATTCGCTCAGCAAGGCATGGAGCGAATTGACCAGTACGGTCGAAGCCTTATTGCCCACGCTGGCCAGCGAAAGCGAACGCGCGCTTGCCAACGCGAATGCCTTTCTCGAAGCATTCGGCCATATCGTGATTGCGTGGACGTGGCTGCGGCAGGCGATCGTTGCGAGCGCCGCGTTGCCAGGAGCGAAAAGCGAAGCCGACGGTGACTTCTATCGCGGCAAGCTGCATGCGTGCCAATGGTTCTTCCGCTGGGAATTGCCGCGCGTTTCGCTGATGCTTGCCACGCTGCGCAGTCTCGACGATACGACGCTCAGCATGGCGCCTCGGTGGTTCTGA
- a CDS encoding gluconate 5-dehydrogenase — MSVKDLFQLDGKVALITGGSRGLGLQMAEALGEMGCRVAITARKADELAEAKTHLESRGIAVQTVVNDLQRFEGIPGLVDEVLGLHGSIDILVNNAGATWGAPAEDYPDEAWHKVMNLNVHAPFFVAREVGKRSMIARRAGKIINIASVAGLKGSPPGMNTIAYNTSKAAAINFTRALAAEWGKYNINVNAICPGFFPSKMSAGLLDKLEGTIVSRTPLQRLGGDEDLKGPVVFLASEASRHITGQYFAVDGGSIIV, encoded by the coding sequence ATGTCTGTGAAAGACCTGTTTCAACTGGACGGCAAGGTTGCACTGATCACCGGAGGCTCTCGCGGGCTAGGCCTGCAAATGGCCGAGGCGCTGGGGGAAATGGGCTGCCGCGTGGCGATCACCGCGCGCAAGGCCGACGAACTTGCCGAGGCGAAAACGCATCTGGAAAGTCGCGGTATCGCAGTGCAGACGGTGGTGAACGATCTGCAGCGCTTCGAGGGGATTCCCGGGCTCGTGGATGAAGTGCTCGGCCTGCATGGCAGCATCGACATTCTCGTGAATAACGCGGGCGCGACGTGGGGCGCACCGGCTGAAGATTATCCCGACGAAGCGTGGCACAAGGTGATGAACCTGAACGTCCATGCGCCGTTTTTTGTCGCTCGCGAAGTCGGTAAACGCAGCATGATCGCGCGCCGCGCCGGCAAGATCATCAACATCGCCTCGGTGGCGGGTCTGAAGGGTTCGCCGCCCGGCATGAACACGATTGCGTACAACACGTCCAAGGCCGCGGCGATCAACTTCACGCGGGCGCTCGCGGCGGAATGGGGCAAGTACAACATCAACGTCAACGCGATCTGCCCGGGCTTTTTCCCGTCGAAGATGTCGGCGGGGTTGCTCGACAAACTCGAAGGCACCATCGTTTCGCGTACGCCTTTGCAGCGACTCGGCGGCGACGAGGATCTCAAAGGCCCGGTCGTGTTCCTCGCGAGTGAAGCGTCGCGCCATATCACGGGCCAGTATTTCGCGGTGGACGGCGGCTCGATCATTGTCTGA